One segment of Agromyces albus DNA contains the following:
- a CDS encoding metal ABC transporter permease, which translates to MPLVDLLLEPLGYDFMQRAFLVTVTAAIVCGVLSCWLVLIGWSLMGDAVSHAVLPGVVLAYLLGTPFAVGALVFGVAAVALIGLVRSTSRVKEDAAIGVVFTTLFALGIVLISVVPSQTDLGHILFGNLLGVSVADLAQVLGLGVVTLAILVLKRRDLTLYAFDPTHANAIGLNPKALGALLLGLLALTVVVALQAVGVVLVVAMLIIPGATAYLLTDRFARMLVISPIIAAACSIVGIYLSYYLDAASGGMVVLTMGAVFTLVYLFAPQHGVIGRRLTAAARRRQVTANA; encoded by the coding sequence ATGCCCCTGGTCGACCTGCTGCTCGAGCCGCTGGGCTACGACTTCATGCAGCGCGCGTTCCTCGTCACGGTCACGGCCGCGATCGTGTGCGGGGTGCTCAGCTGCTGGCTCGTGCTCATCGGGTGGTCGCTCATGGGCGACGCCGTCTCGCACGCCGTGTTGCCCGGTGTCGTGCTCGCCTACCTGCTCGGCACGCCGTTCGCGGTCGGCGCCCTCGTGTTCGGCGTCGCCGCGGTCGCGCTCATCGGTCTCGTGCGGTCGACGAGCCGCGTGAAGGAGGATGCCGCGATCGGCGTCGTGTTCACGACCCTCTTCGCCCTCGGCATCGTGCTCATCTCCGTCGTGCCGAGCCAGACCGACCTCGGCCACATCCTGTTCGGCAACCTGCTCGGCGTGAGCGTGGCCGACCTCGCGCAAGTGCTCGGGCTCGGCGTGGTGACGCTCGCGATTCTCGTGCTCAAGCGCCGCGACCTCACGCTCTACGCGTTCGACCCCACGCACGCCAACGCGATCGGGCTCAACCCGAAGGCCCTCGGCGCGCTGCTGCTCGGGCTCCTCGCGCTCACGGTCGTCGTCGCGCTGCAGGCCGTGGGCGTCGTGCTCGTGGTGGCGATGCTCATCATCCCCGGTGCCACCGCGTACCTGCTCACCGACCGGTTCGCCCGCATGCTCGTGATCTCGCCGATCATCGCGGCGGCGTGCTCGATCGTCGGCATCTACCTCAGCTACTACCTCGACGCGGCATCCGGTGGCATGGTCGTGCTCACCATGGGCGCCGTGTTCACGCTCGTCTACCTCTTCGCGCCCCAGCACGGCGTCATCGGTCGACGGCTGACGGCGGCGGCCCGGCGCCGACAGGTCACCGCGAACGCGTGA
- a CDS encoding rhamnogalacturonan lyase, producing the protein MNLGHHPFRAALAVAAAGCLIAGIAQPATAAPPDTAQPAGPQLEALDRGLVAISTDQGVFLSWRLLGSEATGATPTGLAGPDFAVYRDGEQLAVVTDSTNFADADGSATSQYTVAPIVNGVELDQGAAASAWQQGFHDLPLQKPADGVTPAGEAFTYSANDVAVGDVDGDGAYEFVVKWDPSNQKDVSQVGYTGTVYLDTYELDGTLLNRIDLGVNIRAGAHYTQFNVYDFDGDGRAEIMLKTAPGTKSTGFAADGSVTNEAYVTMPETDVAAGYTHADDYRMSAADYEEHLTEMFQGWTEHPEVVAGNWPATLEEAFGIPVAHEYPLSRASAQQLVDHFIDVYAPSRSTRNQLRNFAGFIVDGPEYLSVFDGASGEELETIPYEPGRGDDGLMWGDYAMARIEPGNRVDRFLSGVAYLDGERPSAVFARGYYTRTTIATYDWDGESLTQRWFVDSGHAPLTNPFNDSPHGRDGTDPEYGSITTQGFHSLSAADVDGDGKQEIVYGGATIDDDGSLLYSSFDVMPEGSATPGELARLGHGDAMHVADIDQARPGLELWTVHEGGTWAPYGSVMRDAATGEVIFGAHSGRDTGRGMIGDVRSDVAGIEVWASMPGGTDASGLLSTQGDILSAATPGTNMSIRWSAALTTQIVNGSGDNTPTIDDWERGNVLTATGTRTNNGTKGNPSLVADVFGDWREELLVRTVDSSALRIFTSTEVTGHKLTTLMHDPQYRVEAARQQTTYNQPSYTSYYLASDMDFAKVPILTTPATPVGPKFKDRPGAAADTVQIPHDEAFAYYVDGELIEKGTYDAEGEVTVVAVPKAWVSIADGAESEWTAVFGD; encoded by the coding sequence ATGAATCTCGGACACCATCCGTTCCGCGCAGCCCTGGCGGTCGCCGCCGCCGGCTGCCTGATCGCCGGCATCGCACAACCCGCCACGGCGGCTCCGCCCGACACAGCGCAACCGGCCGGGCCACAGCTCGAGGCCCTCGACCGCGGCCTCGTCGCGATCTCGACCGACCAGGGCGTCTTCCTCAGCTGGCGACTGCTGGGCTCCGAGGCGACCGGCGCCACCCCGACTGGCCTCGCCGGCCCCGACTTCGCGGTCTACCGCGACGGCGAGCAGCTCGCGGTCGTGACTGACAGCACCAACTTCGCCGATGCCGACGGCAGCGCGACCTCGCAGTACACGGTCGCCCCGATCGTGAACGGCGTCGAGCTCGACCAGGGCGCCGCGGCATCCGCTTGGCAGCAGGGCTTCCACGACCTGCCGCTCCAGAAGCCCGCCGACGGGGTCACGCCCGCCGGGGAGGCGTTCACCTACTCGGCGAACGACGTCGCGGTGGGCGACGTCGACGGCGACGGCGCCTACGAGTTCGTCGTGAAGTGGGATCCCTCGAATCAGAAGGACGTCTCGCAGGTCGGCTACACGGGCACGGTGTACCTCGACACCTACGAGCTCGACGGCACCCTGCTCAACCGCATCGACCTCGGCGTCAACATCCGCGCCGGCGCGCACTACACGCAGTTCAACGTCTACGACTTCGACGGTGACGGCCGCGCGGAGATCATGCTGAAGACCGCGCCCGGCACGAAGTCCACGGGCTTCGCGGCCGACGGCTCGGTCACGAACGAGGCCTACGTCACGATGCCCGAGACGGATGTCGCGGCGGGCTACACCCACGCCGACGACTACCGCATGAGCGCGGCCGACTACGAGGAGCACCTCACCGAGATGTTCCAGGGCTGGACCGAGCACCCCGAGGTCGTGGCGGGCAACTGGCCCGCAACCCTCGAGGAGGCGTTCGGCATCCCGGTCGCCCACGAGTACCCGCTCTCGCGTGCGAGCGCGCAGCAGCTCGTCGACCACTTCATCGACGTGTACGCCCCGTCGCGCAGCACCCGCAACCAGCTGCGCAACTTCGCGGGCTTCATCGTCGACGGCCCCGAGTACCTCTCGGTGTTCGACGGTGCGAGCGGCGAAGAGCTCGAGACGATCCCGTACGAGCCGGGTCGCGGCGACGACGGCCTCATGTGGGGCGACTACGCCATGGCCCGCATCGAGCCCGGCAACCGCGTCGACCGGTTCCTCTCCGGCGTCGCATACCTCGATGGTGAGCGCCCCTCGGCGGTCTTCGCCCGCGGCTACTACACGCGCACGACGATCGCGACGTACGACTGGGACGGGGAATCGCTCACGCAGCGCTGGTTCGTCGACAGCGGCCACGCGCCCCTGACGAACCCGTTCAACGATTCGCCCCACGGTCGCGACGGCACCGATCCCGAGTACGGCTCGATCACGACGCAGGGCTTCCACTCACTGAGCGCGGCCGATGTCGACGGCGACGGCAAGCAGGAGATCGTCTACGGCGGCGCCACGATCGACGACGACGGCAGCCTGCTCTACAGCTCGTTCGACGTGATGCCCGAGGGCAGCGCGACGCCCGGGGAGCTCGCCCGGCTCGGCCACGGCGACGCGATGCACGTCGCCGACATCGACCAGGCACGACCGGGCCTCGAGCTGTGGACGGTGCACGAGGGCGGCACGTGGGCGCCGTACGGCTCGGTCATGCGCGACGCCGCGACGGGCGAAGTCATCTTCGGCGCCCACTCGGGTCGTGACACGGGTCGCGGCATGATCGGCGACGTGCGATCGGATGTCGCGGGCATCGAGGTGTGGGCGAGCATGCCCGGCGGCACCGATGCGAGCGGACTGCTCAGCACCCAGGGCGACATCCTCTCTGCGGCGACGCCCGGAACCAACATGTCGATCCGCTGGTCGGCCGCACTCACGACGCAGATCGTGAACGGCAGCGGCGACAACACGCCGACGATCGACGACTGGGAGCGCGGGAACGTGCTCACCGCGACGGGCACGCGTACGAACAACGGCACCAAGGGCAACCCGAGCCTCGTCGCCGATGTCTTCGGCGACTGGCGTGAGGAGCTCCTCGTGCGCACGGTCGACTCGAGCGCGCTGCGCATCTTCACGAGCACCGAGGTCACCGGGCACAAGCTCACGACGCTCATGCACGACCCGCAGTACCGCGTCGAGGCAGCTCGTCAGCAGACGACGTACAACCAGCCGTCGTACACGTCGTACTACCTCGCGAGCGACATGGACTTCGCGAAGGTGCCGATCCTCACGACGCCCGCGACGCCCGTCGGCCCGAAGTTCAAGGACCGCCCTGGCGCCGCGGCCGACACCGTGCAGATCCCGCACGACGAGGCGTTCGCGTACTACGTCGACGGTGAGCTCATCGAGAAGGGCACGTACGACGCCGAGGGCGAGGTCACCGTGGTGGCCGTGCCGAAGGCGTGGGTCTCGATCGCCGACGGCGCCGAGTCGGAGTGGACGGCGGTGTTCGGCGACTGA
- a CDS encoding metal-dependent transcriptional regulator yields MPATSPAIEDYLKTVYAHTEWQPEPITPSVLAGRLGVAPSSVTEMVKKMAAAGLVAHVPYGAVRLTDTGLARALAVVRRHRLIETWLVQEMGYTWDEVHDEAEVLEHALSDRLLEAIDVRLERPARDPHGDPIPTADGTLQRRPTVLLAEAPVGHSGAIVRISDRDPEVLRSLDDAGLGLDTVVMVTDAAADAVSLRAGERTHVLPLATAAAIWITE; encoded by the coding sequence GTGCCTGCCACGAGCCCCGCGATCGAGGATTACCTGAAGACGGTGTACGCGCACACCGAGTGGCAGCCCGAGCCCATCACGCCGTCGGTGCTCGCCGGCCGCCTCGGCGTCGCGCCCTCGTCGGTCACCGAGATGGTGAAGAAGATGGCGGCGGCCGGACTCGTCGCGCACGTGCCGTACGGCGCCGTGCGGCTCACCGATACCGGCCTCGCCCGCGCGCTCGCAGTCGTGCGCCGGCACCGGCTCATCGAGACCTGGCTCGTGCAGGAGATGGGCTACACGTGGGACGAGGTGCACGACGAGGCCGAGGTGCTCGAGCACGCCCTCTCCGACCGGTTGCTCGAGGCGATCGACGTGCGCCTCGAACGCCCTGCACGTGACCCGCACGGCGATCCGATCCCGACGGCCGACGGCACCCTGCAGCGACGCCCGACCGTGCTGCTCGCCGAAGCGCCGGTCGGCCACTCCGGCGCGATCGTGCGCATCAGCGACCGCGACCCCGAGGTGCTGCGATCGCTCGACGATGCGGGACTCGGGCTCGACACGGTCGTCATGGTGACGGATGCCGCGGCCGACGCCGTCTCGCTCCGCGCCGGCGAGCGCACGCACGTGCTGCCGCTCGCGACGGCGGCGGCGATCTGGATCACCGAGTGA
- a CDS encoding HAD-IIA family hydrolase, translating into MGRRREEVECWLTDMDGVLVHENHALPGAAELLQQWEDAGTPYLVLTNNSIFTARDLSARLRASGLRVPEDRIWTSALATADFLKQQLPGGSAFVIGEAGLLTALHDAGFIMTETEPDFVVVGETRNYSFDAITKAIRLIGRGSRFIVTNPDATGPSADGPLPATGAIAALITKATGKDPYVVGKPNPMMFRSALNKIGAHSENTAMIGDRMDTDIVAGIEAGLHTILVMTGISDQAEIEKYPFRPEEILTGVHELVRADPIEVEL; encoded by the coding sequence ATGGGACGACGACGAGAAGAAGTCGAGTGCTGGCTCACCGACATGGACGGTGTGCTCGTGCACGAGAACCACGCCCTGCCCGGCGCCGCGGAGCTGCTGCAGCAGTGGGAGGATGCCGGCACGCCCTACCTCGTGCTCACGAACAACTCGATCTTCACGGCGCGCGACCTCTCGGCCCGGCTTCGCGCGAGCGGCCTGCGCGTACCCGAAGACCGCATCTGGACCTCGGCGCTCGCGACCGCCGACTTCCTGAAGCAGCAGCTGCCCGGCGGGTCGGCCTTCGTGATCGGCGAAGCGGGCCTGCTCACCGCCCTGCACGATGCGGGCTTCATCATGACCGAGACCGAGCCCGACTTCGTCGTGGTCGGCGAGACCCGCAACTACTCGTTCGACGCGATCACGAAGGCGATCCGGCTCATCGGCCGCGGCTCGAGGTTCATCGTCACGAATCCAGACGCCACCGGGCCGAGCGCCGACGGGCCGCTGCCCGCGACCGGCGCGATCGCCGCGCTCATCACGAAGGCAACGGGCAAGGATCCCTACGTCGTGGGCAAGCCGAACCCGATGATGTTCCGCTCGGCGCTCAACAAGATCGGCGCGCACTCCGAGAACACCGCCATGATCGGCGACCGCATGGACACCGACATCGTCGCGGGCATCGAGGCCGGCCTGCACACGATCCTCGTCATGACGGGCATCAGCGACCAGGCCGAGATCGAGAAGTACCCGTTCCGGCCCGAGGAGATCCTCACGGGCGTGCACGAGCTCGTGCGAGCCGACCCGATCGAGGTCGAGCTCTAG
- a CDS encoding aldo/keto reductase, giving the protein MRYRTIGDGRSSFDVSTLCLGTMFMGTRTDEATSFAILDRFVEAGGTFIDTANNYNAWIGGYGRDSEDVIGRWLASRGIRDELKLATKLGAAKKDPALPLSNTPPTNYQGLSAEVIDREAHESLRHLGVDHIDVLYGHVDDRDTALAETVGAFGALQAEGVVGITGISNVAVWRVVEAREEAIRQGIAPYGLVQQQYSFVHPAPKIGRLNYVTPELLDYADSTGVDGRPPLAVAAYSPLHQGALTRTDKPLFGGIDHPTTHARIRLLHEVARDVGATPNQVALAWLLGAEVPVIPVVGASSMAQLEEILGAAELDLGADVRERLDAEGVEQLVA; this is encoded by the coding sequence ATGCGCTACCGCACCATCGGCGACGGACGCTCCTCGTTCGACGTCTCCACCCTCTGCCTCGGCACGATGTTCATGGGCACCCGCACCGACGAGGCGACCTCGTTCGCCATCCTCGACCGCTTCGTCGAGGCGGGCGGCACCTTCATCGACACCGCCAACAACTACAACGCGTGGATCGGCGGGTACGGCCGCGACAGCGAAGACGTCATCGGGCGCTGGCTCGCGAGCCGCGGCATCCGCGACGAGCTCAAGCTCGCGACGAAGCTCGGCGCCGCGAAGAAGGACCCGGCGCTGCCGCTCTCGAACACGCCGCCCACGAACTACCAGGGTCTCTCCGCCGAGGTCATCGACCGTGAGGCACACGAGAGCCTCCGCCACCTCGGCGTCGACCACATCGATGTGCTCTACGGCCACGTCGACGACCGCGACACTGCGCTCGCCGAGACCGTCGGCGCTTTCGGGGCGCTGCAGGCCGAGGGCGTCGTCGGCATCACGGGCATCTCGAACGTCGCCGTGTGGCGCGTCGTGGAAGCGCGTGAGGAGGCGATTCGGCAGGGCATCGCGCCCTACGGGCTCGTGCAGCAGCAGTACAGCTTCGTGCACCCGGCGCCGAAGATCGGGCGCTTGAACTACGTCACCCCCGAGCTGCTCGACTACGCCGACTCGACGGGTGTCGACGGCCGCCCGCCGCTCGCCGTTGCGGCGTACTCGCCGCTGCACCAGGGCGCGCTCACCCGCACCGACAAGCCGCTGTTCGGCGGCATCGACCACCCCACGACGCATGCCCGGATCCGATTGCTGCACGAGGTCGCCCGCGACGTCGGCGCGACGCCCAACCAGGTCGCGCTCGCGTGGCTGCTCGGCGCCGAGGTGCCCGTCATCCCCGTCGTTGGCGCTTCGTCGATGGCGCAGCTCGAGGAGATCCTCGGTGCGGCCGAGCTCGACCTCGGCGCCGACGTGCGCGAGCGGCTCGACGCCGAGGGCGTGGAGCAGCTCGTCGCGTAG
- the pdxR gene encoding MocR-like pyridoxine biosynthesis transcription factor PdxR, translated as MPRADHPASALAWETLLDLGDSPLPLRDRLEAAIRDAVSDGRIPAGAALPPSRAIAETLGVSRWVVTEAYGQLVAEGFLESRVGSATRVPTAPSAAPRTPEASRPLRAEFRRPTFDLGPGMPDVRHVPRARWAAAVRHALQSLPDAEFAVADRLGHPLARTAVAAYLARSRRAVVAPADVVITHGATDAMTAIAAGLRAAGHRSVLVEDPSWPRLREVAAAAGLTPVPVPVDAGGIDVARLASAAVRTGARAALITPAHQFPLGAALAPGHRDAIVRWARAHDAVLIEDDYDAEFRYDRRPVAALQGLAPERIVLIGSLSKSMAPGFGLGWAVMPASLRERVRLPDTARPSTIEQAALAAFIESGDLERHLRAARGRFRRRRTVLLEAIARELPGLPVTGIAAGMHAVLALPPDIKATDAAAAAARHDVAVSDLTRYRVSASADTTESLVLGYGNLSDALVDESVARLAAGIRSLA; from the coding sequence ATGCCGCGAGCCGACCACCCGGCCTCCGCCCTCGCCTGGGAGACCCTCCTCGACCTCGGCGACTCGCCGCTCCCCTTGCGCGACCGCCTCGAGGCGGCGATCCGCGACGCCGTGTCGGACGGCCGGATCCCCGCGGGCGCCGCGCTCCCCCCGAGCCGCGCCATCGCCGAGACGCTCGGCGTCTCGCGCTGGGTGGTCACCGAGGCGTACGGCCAGCTCGTCGCCGAGGGGTTCCTCGAGTCGCGGGTGGGCTCGGCGACGCGAGTGCCCACCGCACCGAGCGCCGCGCCGCGAACCCCCGAGGCGTCCCGGCCGCTCCGCGCCGAGTTCCGCCGCCCGACCTTCGACCTCGGCCCGGGCATGCCCGACGTGCGGCACGTGCCGCGGGCGCGCTGGGCGGCCGCGGTGCGGCACGCGCTGCAATCGCTGCCCGACGCCGAGTTCGCCGTCGCCGACCGGCTGGGGCATCCGCTCGCCCGCACGGCCGTCGCCGCGTACCTCGCCCGCTCGCGCCGCGCCGTCGTCGCGCCCGCCGATGTCGTCATCACGCACGGCGCGACCGACGCGATGACCGCGATCGCCGCAGGCCTGCGCGCGGCGGGCCATCGGAGCGTGCTCGTCGAGGACCCGAGCTGGCCGCGACTCCGCGAGGTCGCCGCAGCGGCGGGCCTCACGCCCGTGCCGGTGCCGGTCGACGCCGGCGGCATCGACGTCGCGCGCCTCGCGTCGGCCGCCGTGCGAACGGGCGCCCGCGCCGCGCTCATCACGCCGGCGCACCAGTTCCCGCTCGGCGCCGCGCTCGCCCCCGGCCACCGCGACGCCATCGTGCGGTGGGCGCGAGCGCACGATGCAGTGCTCATCGAAGACGATTACGACGCCGAGTTCCGCTACGACCGCCGACCGGTCGCGGCGCTGCAGGGCCTCGCGCCCGAGCGCATCGTGCTCATCGGCTCGCTGTCGAAGTCGATGGCGCCGGGCTTCGGCCTCGGCTGGGCCGTGATGCCCGCGTCGCTGCGCGAGCGCGTGCGCCTCCCCGACACGGCACGGCCGTCGACGATCGAGCAGGCCGCCCTCGCCGCGTTCATCGAGTCGGGCGACCTCGAGCGCCACTTGCGCGCCGCCCGCGGCCGCTTCCGTCGCCGCCGCACCGTGCTCCTCGAGGCGATCGCGCGCGAGCTGCCGGGCCTGCCCGTCACCGGCATCGCCGCGGGCATGCACGCCGTGCTCGCGCTGCCGCCGGACATCAAGGCCACGGATGCCGCGGCGGCCGCCGCCCGGCACGACGTCGCGGTGTCCGACCTCACGCGCTATCGCGTCTCGGCCTCGGCCGACACGACCGAGTCACTCGTGCTCGGCTACGGCAACCTCTCGGACGCGCTCGTCGACGAGTCGGTCGCCCGGCTCGCCGCCGGCATCCGCTCGCTCGCCTGA
- a CDS encoding nucleoside hydrolase, whose amino-acid sequence MTIPVIIDCDPGHDDVFALWLAAGHPSLELLAVTTVGGNVSIEHTSRNARIALTVAGVANVPVAAGAAGPLVRELETAEWIHGENGLGGPALPEPTVPLDPRDATTLIADTLLAASEPVAIIATGPITNVAVLLRDRPELAGRIREIVWMGGSTERGNVTPYAEFNAWVDPEALDLVVGSGVRFTMVGLNVTHRALVTEAVRERLAAVGTHTAAFGDELLDFFCRTNDEVFGMPDGPLHDPVAVAVLADPGCVELVHTRLDVELAGTETAGATSVDFDGMLRREPNAWVATGLDVDWFWGLVETAVERLA is encoded by the coding sequence ATGACGATCCCCGTCATCATCGACTGCGACCCCGGACACGACGACGTCTTCGCGCTGTGGCTCGCGGCGGGGCATCCGTCGCTCGAACTGCTCGCGGTGACCACGGTCGGTGGCAACGTGTCGATCGAGCACACGAGCCGGAACGCCCGCATCGCACTCACCGTTGCAGGCGTCGCGAACGTACCCGTCGCGGCCGGCGCCGCTGGACCGCTCGTGCGCGAGCTCGAGACGGCGGAGTGGATCCACGGTGAGAACGGCCTCGGCGGCCCGGCGCTGCCCGAGCCGACCGTGCCGCTCGACCCCCGCGACGCGACGACGCTCATCGCCGACACCCTGCTCGCGGCATCCGAGCCCGTGGCGATCATCGCGACCGGACCCATCACGAACGTCGCCGTGCTGCTGCGCGACCGGCCGGAGCTCGCGGGTCGCATCCGCGAGATCGTCTGGATGGGCGGATCGACCGAGCGCGGCAACGTGACGCCCTACGCCGAGTTCAACGCGTGGGTCGACCCCGAGGCGCTCGACCTCGTGGTGGGCAGCGGTGTGCGGTTCACGATGGTGGGGCTCAACGTGACGCATCGTGCGCTCGTGACCGAGGCCGTGCGCGAGCGGCTCGCCGCCGTCGGCACCCACACCGCCGCGTTCGGCGACGAGCTGCTCGACTTCTTCTGCCGCACCAACGACGAGGTCTTCGGCATGCCCGACGGCCCCCTGCATGATCCCGTCGCGGTCGCCGTGCTCGCCGACCCGGGGTGCGTCGAGCTCGTGCACACGCGGCTCGACGTCGAGCTCGCCGGCACCGAGACGGCGGGCGCGACGAGCGTCGACTTCGACGGGATGCTGCGGCGCGAGCCGAACGCGTGGGTCGCGACCGGCCTCGATGTCGACTGGTTCTGGGGCCTCGTCGAGACGGCGGTGGAGCGCCTCGCCTGA